The Rhodococcus triatomae genome includes a window with the following:
- a CDS encoding IclR family transcriptional regulator, protein MTIQMIDPRPTPAKTENAAPTAILDRVSLVLDAFDGPGRLTLAQVVKRTGLPRSSAHRMLDQLVHMRWLRREGRDYELGMRLIELGSLAVHQDRLHAAAIPTLHELHRVTGFVVHLAVLDGPDIVYLEKIGGRLSASVPTRVGYRRPARATAVGKALLASAIHGDTRDPELAKVRERGVAFEREESLRGFSCIGAPVGPEGEAVAAISICGPVTHMKLDHKLAAPVRMAAGAIWRGYEASRVHVTPTLQRRGTGLWSGRAR, encoded by the coding sequence ATGACGATCCAGATGATCGATCCTCGGCCCACACCCGCGAAGACCGAGAACGCCGCACCCACCGCGATCCTCGACCGTGTGTCGCTGGTACTCGACGCCTTCGACGGCCCCGGCCGGCTGACACTCGCCCAGGTGGTCAAGCGCACCGGCCTGCCGCGCTCCTCCGCCCACCGCATGCTCGACCAACTCGTCCACATGCGGTGGCTGCGCCGGGAGGGCCGCGACTACGAACTCGGCATGCGGCTGATCGAACTGGGGTCCCTGGCAGTCCATCAGGACCGGCTGCACGCCGCCGCGATCCCGACCCTGCACGAGTTGCATCGCGTCACCGGCTTCGTCGTGCACCTCGCCGTCCTCGACGGCCCCGACATCGTCTACCTGGAGAAGATCGGAGGACGCCTCAGCGCCTCGGTGCCGACCCGGGTCGGCTATCGCCGCCCGGCCCGGGCCACCGCGGTGGGCAAGGCCCTGCTGGCCTCGGCGATACACGGAGACACCCGCGACCCGGAGCTGGCCAAGGTTCGCGAGCGCGGGGTCGCCTTCGAACGCGAGGAGTCCCTGCGCGGTTTCTCCTGTATCGGTGCCCCGGTGGGGCCGGAGGGCGAGGCAGTCGCAGCGATCTCGATCTGTGGCCCGGTCACGCACATGAAGCTCGACCACAAGCTGGCCGCGCCGGTGCGGATGGCGGCCGGTGCCATCTGGCGGGGCTACGAGGCGAGCCGGGTCCACGTGACACCGACGCTGCAACGCCGCGGCACCGGACTGTGGTCGGGGCGCGCCCGATGA
- the bphC gene encoding biphenyl-2,3-diol 1,2-dioxygenase, with protein MTDLKALGYVKIQTTDMDRWRTFAFDVLGFAEGDGPDENALYLRMDERAARIVVVPGDSDEVVSVGWEVRDHAALERVRQSVERAGVAVKPLSLEEADARRVEEVITFQDPGGTTLEVFHGAVLDHSPVVTPFGARFVTGAQGLGHVVLPVLDANASFEFYTDVLGFLPRGAFRIPAPPEFGPVRIRFMGINERHHSLALCPAPHGGAPGLIHVMVEVDTLDAVGQALDRVLKDGFSLSSTLGRHTNDKMVSFYVRAPGGWDIEFGTEGMKVDENYYSAEEITADSYWGHDWSGSEPLAAM; from the coding sequence ATGACCGATCTGAAAGCTCTGGGCTACGTCAAGATCCAGACCACCGACATGGACCGCTGGCGCACGTTCGCGTTCGACGTCCTCGGATTCGCCGAGGGCGACGGGCCCGACGAGAATGCGCTGTACCTCCGCATGGACGAACGCGCCGCCCGCATCGTCGTGGTTCCCGGCGACAGCGACGAGGTGGTGAGCGTGGGCTGGGAGGTTCGCGACCACGCCGCGCTCGAGCGGGTCCGCCAGTCGGTCGAGAGGGCCGGCGTCGCCGTCAAACCGCTGTCCCTCGAGGAGGCCGACGCACGCAGGGTCGAGGAAGTGATCACCTTCCAGGATCCCGGCGGCACGACGCTCGAGGTCTTCCACGGCGCGGTCCTCGACCACAGCCCGGTCGTCACCCCGTTCGGGGCGCGATTCGTGACCGGCGCCCAGGGTCTCGGCCACGTCGTCCTGCCGGTGCTGGACGCGAATGCCTCGTTCGAGTTCTACACCGACGTCCTGGGATTCCTCCCCCGCGGCGCCTTCCGCATCCCGGCTCCGCCCGAGTTCGGCCCCGTCCGAATCCGTTTCATGGGCATCAACGAGCGCCATCACAGCCTGGCGCTGTGCCCCGCGCCGCACGGCGGCGCACCCGGGCTGATCCACGTGATGGTCGAGGTGGACACGCTCGACGCGGTGGGACAGGCACTCGACCGGGTCCTGAAGGACGGCTTCTCGCTGTCGTCGACACTCGGGCGGCACACCAACGACAAGATGGTCTCGTTCTACGTCCGTGCTCCCGGTGGATGGGACATCGAGTTCGGCACCGAGGGCATGAAGGTCGACGAGAACTACTACTCGGCCGAGGAGATCACCGCCGACTCCTACTGGGGTCACGACTGGTCAGGGAGTGAACCCCTCGCGGCGATGTAG
- a CDS encoding hydroxylase, which yields MSYEVLERLDQVADDLFVEGEEAERLGRLADATAKRMKDAGSIRMLQPKEYGGYEVHPREFAEAVMRTASLNPSAGWVHGIVGVHPWQLAFADPKVQEEIWGHDNDTWMASPYMPGGMCVPVDGGYTFSGKWSFSSGTDHCDWAFLGAFACNPDGSMEQPPRMLHVIIPRSDYEIIEDSWDVMGLRGTGSKDLVVRDAFVPEYRVMDCDAVIDGSAVREYGRTETLYLMPWSTMFPLGITAATIGIAEGMMHQANVYQAERINAQGTKIKDDPYTLFAIGEATSSLQAARDSLLAQVDRMWDLVDSGRTPTFEQRAVGRRTQVSAAWQAIRAIDEIYPRCGGNALRMDKPLQRFWRDAHAGLHHAIHVPGTVFHATTLSSLGADPQGPLRSMI from the coding sequence ATGAGTTACGAAGTCCTGGAACGGCTCGACCAGGTCGCCGACGACCTGTTCGTCGAGGGTGAGGAAGCCGAACGGCTCGGACGTCTGGCCGACGCCACCGCGAAGCGGATGAAGGATGCCGGCAGCATCCGGATGCTCCAGCCCAAGGAGTACGGCGGCTACGAGGTACATCCGCGCGAGTTCGCCGAGGCGGTGATGCGCACCGCGTCGCTCAATCCGTCGGCGGGGTGGGTGCACGGCATCGTCGGCGTCCACCCCTGGCAGTTGGCGTTCGCCGACCCGAAGGTGCAGGAGGAGATCTGGGGGCATGACAACGACACGTGGATGGCGTCGCCGTACATGCCGGGCGGGATGTGCGTTCCGGTCGACGGCGGATACACATTCTCCGGTAAGTGGTCCTTCTCCTCGGGCACCGATCACTGCGACTGGGCGTTCCTGGGCGCCTTCGCCTGCAATCCGGACGGCAGCATGGAGCAACCGCCCCGGATGCTGCACGTGATCATCCCGCGCAGCGACTACGAGATCATCGAGGACTCGTGGGACGTGATGGGCCTGCGCGGCACCGGTTCGAAGGACCTGGTGGTCCGTGACGCCTTCGTTCCCGAATACCGGGTGATGGACTGCGACGCGGTGATCGACGGCTCCGCGGTCCGCGAGTACGGGCGCACCGAGACGCTGTACCTGATGCCGTGGTCCACCATGTTCCCGCTCGGCATCACCGCCGCCACGATCGGCATCGCCGAGGGAATGATGCACCAGGCCAACGTGTACCAGGCCGAACGGATCAACGCCCAGGGCACCAAGATCAAGGACGATCCCTACACCTTGTTCGCGATCGGTGAGGCGACCTCCTCCCTCCAGGCCGCGCGGGATTCCCTGCTCGCCCAGGTCGACCGGATGTGGGACCTCGTGGATTCCGGCCGCACACCGACGTTCGAGCAGCGTGCCGTCGGCCGTCGCACCCAGGTGTCCGCGGCGTGGCAGGCGATCCGCGCCATCGACGAGATCTACCCGCGCTGCGGCGGCAACGCCCTGCGCATGGACAAGCCGCTGCAACGGTTCTGGCGGGACGCGCATGCCGGCCTGCACCACGCGATCCACGTGCCGGGCACGGTGTTCCACGCGACGACGCTGAGCTCGCTCGGCGCCGATCCGCAGGGCCCCCTCCGCTCGATGATCTAG
- a CDS encoding Rieske 2Fe-2S domain-containing protein: MAPTTSTTVHGSASDAEEIRMIEAAAAPTRFARGWHLLGLVRDFTDGQPHQIDAFGTSLVVFADSAGTLNVLDAYCRHMGGNLARGTVKGDDIACPFHDWRWNGKGRCSSIPYARRVPPLARTRAWTTLERNGQLFVWHDPQGNPPPEGVTIPHIEGYGTDEWTDWSWKTLRIKGSHCREIVDNVVDMAHFFYIHYSFPRYFKNVFEGHVATQYMNSTGREDVISGTNYDDPNAVLKSEASYFGPSYMIDWLESEANGQTINTVLINCHYPVSNNEFVLQYGAIVKKLPGLSEEEAAGMAAQFAEGVEMGFEQDVEIWKNKAPIDNPLLSEEDGPVYQLRRWYSQFYTDVENLTDDMTNRFEFEIDTTRAVDSWKQEVAENIASGNTIASPMS, translated from the coding sequence ATGGCCCCCACCACTTCCACCACCGTCCACGGATCCGCTTCGGATGCCGAAGAGATCCGCATGATCGAGGCCGCTGCCGCGCCCACCCGCTTCGCGCGGGGCTGGCATCTGCTCGGCCTGGTCCGCGATTTCACGGACGGACAACCTCATCAGATCGACGCCTTCGGCACCTCGCTGGTCGTCTTCGCGGACAGTGCGGGAACGCTCAACGTCCTGGACGCCTACTGCCGACACATGGGTGGCAACCTGGCCCGCGGCACCGTCAAGGGTGACGACATCGCGTGTCCGTTCCACGACTGGCGCTGGAACGGCAAGGGACGCTGCAGTTCCATCCCGTACGCACGGCGTGTCCCGCCGCTGGCCCGCACCCGCGCCTGGACGACGCTCGAGCGCAACGGGCAGCTGTTCGTCTGGCACGACCCGCAGGGCAACCCTCCGCCGGAGGGCGTCACGATTCCGCACATCGAGGGCTACGGCACCGACGAGTGGACGGACTGGAGCTGGAAGACCCTTCGGATCAAGGGCTCCCACTGCCGCGAGATCGTGGACAACGTCGTGGACATGGCCCACTTCTTCTACATCCACTACTCGTTCCCCCGGTACTTCAAGAACGTCTTCGAGGGGCACGTCGCCACCCAGTACATGAACTCCACCGGGCGCGAGGACGTCATCAGCGGCACCAACTACGACGATCCGAACGCGGTGCTGAAGTCGGAGGCGTCCTACTTCGGGCCGTCCTACATGATCGACTGGCTCGAATCCGAGGCCAACGGCCAGACCATCAACACCGTCCTCATCAACTGCCACTACCCGGTGAGCAACAACGAGTTCGTGCTGCAGTACGGCGCCATCGTCAAGAAGCTCCCCGGTCTGTCCGAGGAGGAGGCGGCCGGCATGGCCGCCCAGTTCGCCGAAGGCGTCGAGATGGGTTTCGAGCAGGACGTCGAGATCTGGAAGAACAAGGCGCCCATCGACAATCCGCTCCTCTCCGAGGAGGACGGGCCGGTCTACCAGTTGCGCCGCTGGTACAGCCAGTTCTACACGGACGTCGAGAACCTCACCGACGACATGACCAACCGTTTCGAGTTCGAGATCGACACGACCCGAGCCGTCGACAGCTGGAAGCAGGAGGTCGCCGAGAACATCGCCTCCGGCAACACCATCGCCTCCCCCATGAGCTGA
- the crcB gene encoding fluoride efflux transporter CrcB: MIALWVALAGSLGAVARFVVDGVVRSRWAGAFPWGTVVVNVSGSLLLGIATGLVLFHGAPSEVTLVVGVGFCGGYTTFSTASLESVRLIANRQFTVALAATLGTMLVTTAAAALGLAVTAL; the protein is encoded by the coding sequence ATGATCGCGCTGTGGGTCGCGCTGGCCGGCAGCCTCGGTGCCGTCGCGCGCTTCGTCGTCGACGGCGTCGTCCGTTCCCGGTGGGCCGGGGCGTTTCCCTGGGGCACCGTCGTCGTGAACGTCAGCGGGTCACTGCTGCTCGGCATCGCCACCGGCCTCGTACTGTTCCACGGCGCGCCGTCGGAGGTCACCCTGGTGGTGGGGGTCGGGTTCTGCGGCGGCTACACCACATTCAGCACCGCGAGCCTCGAATCGGTGCGGCTGATCGCGAACCGGCAGTTCACCGTCGCACTCGCGGCCACGCTCGGCACGATGCTCGTCACCACCGCGGCCGCCGCCCTCGGACTGGCCGTCACGGCCCTCTGA
- a CDS encoding fluoride efflux transporter FluC, with the protein MSELPPAPGPLHLRPAAIAAVAVGGLLGTWCRYQLGIHLPPAEGHWPTATFVANLVGAFLLGILLESLASAGDDTGRRRTLRLAGGTGFLGAFTTYSALAVETNLLARDGHTGLAAGYLAGSAMLGLLTATLGIVLAGVARERRSRR; encoded by the coding sequence GTGTCCGAGTTGCCGCCCGCGCCGGGACCACTGCATCTGCGCCCGGCGGCGATCGCCGCCGTCGCGGTGGGTGGCCTGCTCGGTACGTGGTGCCGCTACCAACTCGGCATCCATCTTCCCCCGGCCGAGGGGCACTGGCCGACGGCGACATTCGTCGCCAACCTCGTCGGCGCGTTCCTGCTCGGCATCCTCCTCGAATCGCTCGCCTCGGCGGGTGACGACACCGGACGCCGGCGCACCCTCCGACTGGCCGGCGGGACGGGCTTCCTCGGTGCGTTCACCACCTACAGCGCTCTCGCGGTGGAGACGAATCTGCTCGCCCGGGACGGCCACACCGGGCTCGCCGCCGGGTATCTCGCAGGGTCCGCGATGCTCGGGCTGCTCACCGCCACGCTGGGGATCGTCCTCGCCGGCGTCGCGCGCGAACGCAGGTCCCGCCGATGA
- a CDS encoding flavin reductase family protein, with amino-acid sequence MPLEPALDTTLLRSVMSNFCTGVTVITAHDGSVPLGFACQSLTSVSLDPPLVSFCPARTSRSWPRLREVGTLCINVLAHDQRPECASFATSGDDKFAGIDWTRAGNGAPALSGALARIEVTVEDEHDAGDHTIVVARVGNLEVLREDGPLLFYRGGYGRFEG; translated from the coding sequence ATGCCGCTCGAGCCCGCACTCGACACCACCCTGCTGCGCTCCGTCATGAGCAACTTCTGCACGGGTGTCACGGTGATCACCGCACACGACGGCAGTGTGCCGCTCGGTTTCGCCTGCCAATCGCTGACGTCGGTGTCCCTCGACCCGCCGCTGGTGTCCTTCTGCCCGGCACGCACGTCGCGGAGCTGGCCGAGGCTGCGGGAGGTGGGGACCCTGTGCATCAACGTCCTCGCCCACGACCAGCGCCCGGAATGCGCATCGTTCGCGACCAGCGGCGACGACAAGTTCGCCGGCATCGACTGGACGAGAGCAGGAAACGGTGCGCCCGCGCTGAGCGGAGCACTCGCCAGGATCGAGGTCACGGTCGAGGACGAGCACGACGCCGGCGACCACACCATCGTCGTCGCCCGGGTCGGCAACCTGGAGGTCCTGCGCGAGGACGGCCCACTCCTGTTCTACCGCGGCGGGTACGGACGGTTCGAGGGATAG
- a CDS encoding AMP-binding protein translates to MSVDSVTGNDLYRPAYAPDLLIAALERNLDRPALYLGDVVLTGGQMRDQISCFAQALASLGITTGSSTAMLSKNRPEVLISMGATMITGCRASALNPMGSLDDHLYILDDAGIETLIFDPTAFEGRAAELKEAARSVKNVLSLGPSEVGVDVLALAATFTPAPLRSPDVSADDASSMVYTGGTTGKPKGVVLTYRSGATLNQIQMAEWQWPDEPRFLICTPLSHAGAAFFIPTLLRGGSLYVLPSFEPGAVLEAIEKHRITATMLVPTMIYLLMDHPDLASRDVSSLETLFYGASAMSPARLREGIEKFGPVFFQFYGQSECGMTIAVLRREEHLADDPARLATCGRPVPWLDVRLLDDDLNEVPQGELGEICVRGPLVMREYWNKPDETEAALRGGWLHTGDVARRDRDGFLTIVDRKKDMIVTGGFNVFPREIEDVISAHPAVASVAVVGVPDEKWGEAVKACVVLREGGQVAAEELVEKVRAAKGSVHAPKSVDFVETLPLTPLGKLDKKTLRARYWAGAQGRLVG, encoded by the coding sequence ATGAGCGTTGACTCCGTCACCGGAAACGACCTGTACAGGCCCGCATATGCGCCGGACCTGCTCATCGCCGCGCTCGAACGCAACCTCGACCGGCCCGCCCTGTACCTCGGTGACGTGGTGCTCACCGGTGGGCAGATGCGCGACCAGATCAGCTGTTTCGCCCAGGCGCTCGCCTCGCTCGGCATCACCACCGGGTCGAGCACGGCCATGCTGTCGAAGAACCGTCCGGAGGTGCTCATCAGTATGGGCGCCACCATGATCACCGGCTGCCGGGCCAGTGCGCTCAACCCGATGGGCTCGCTCGACGACCATCTCTACATCCTCGACGACGCCGGGATCGAGACGTTGATCTTCGACCCCACCGCGTTCGAGGGCCGGGCGGCCGAGCTGAAAGAGGCCGCCCGCTCGGTGAAGAACGTGTTGTCGTTGGGTCCGTCCGAGGTCGGTGTCGACGTCCTGGCGCTGGCCGCGACGTTCACCCCGGCGCCGCTGCGGTCACCGGACGTGTCGGCCGACGACGCCAGCAGCATGGTCTACACGGGTGGAACCACCGGAAAGCCGAAGGGCGTCGTGCTCACCTACCGCTCCGGGGCGACGCTCAACCAGATCCAGATGGCCGAGTGGCAGTGGCCGGACGAGCCTCGATTCCTCATCTGCACCCCGCTCTCGCACGCCGGCGCGGCATTCTTCATCCCGACCCTGCTGCGCGGCGGCTCCCTCTACGTGCTGCCGTCCTTCGAGCCGGGAGCCGTGCTCGAGGCGATCGAGAAGCACCGCATCACCGCGACCATGCTCGTTCCGACGATGATCTATCTCCTCATGGACCATCCCGACCTGGCGTCCCGCGACGTGTCGAGCCTGGAGACCCTCTTCTACGGTGCTTCCGCCATGTCGCCGGCCCGGTTGCGGGAGGGAATCGAGAAGTTCGGCCCGGTCTTCTTCCAGTTCTACGGGCAGAGCGAATGCGGAATGACGATCGCCGTGCTGCGTCGGGAGGAACATCTCGCGGACGACCCGGCCCGCCTGGCCACCTGCGGCCGACCGGTGCCGTGGCTGGACGTCCGGCTGCTCGACGACGACCTGAACGAGGTGCCGCAGGGCGAACTCGGCGAGATCTGTGTGCGCGGCCCCCTCGTGATGCGCGAGTACTGGAACAAGCCGGACGAGACCGAGGCCGCTCTGCGCGGGGGCTGGCTGCACACCGGGGACGTCGCCCGCCGGGATCGCGACGGCTTCCTGACCATCGTCGATCGCAAGAAGGACATGATCGTCACCGGCGGGTTCAACGTGTTCCCCCGGGAGATCGAGGACGTCATCTCCGCACACCCGGCGGTCGCCTCGGTCGCCGTCGTCGGTGTGCCGGACGAGAAGTGGGGCGAGGCGGTCAAGGCCTGCGTGGTCCTGCGCGAGGGGGGACAGGTGGCCGCCGAGGAGCTCGTGGAGAAGGTGCGGGCCGCGAAGGGCAGTGTGCACGCACCGAAGTCGGTCGATTTCGTGGAAACTCTGCCACTCACGCCGTTGGGCAAACTCGACAAGAAGACCCTGCGCGCCCGCTACTGGGCGGGCGCGCAGGGTCGACTGGTCGGCTGA
- a CDS encoding DivIVA domain-containing protein yields MAITPDDVRTVVFKSSSLLRHGYDMGEVDDFLDEVALAMDDLIRAQQHQSPQPPAPRPGPARSESVPPQEAPPTPDQHQVVGELRARVRDLESELAARKAAPAPAPPPAPQPRPAPGNDLLQRLDELERENERLRKESEKDLMGISSRAVNLLSQAQRTADQTIADADKYARDLVMNARAQFQEILQRAQALSRVSGNGLASGASGPTTTELEYVRSCAQLAQAQLHALLATLPPEVSTQSRHPSAEM; encoded by the coding sequence GTGGCGATAACACCCGACGACGTACGTACCGTCGTCTTCAAGAGTTCCTCCCTCCTTCGTCACGGATACGACATGGGCGAGGTCGACGACTTCCTCGACGAGGTCGCCCTCGCCATGGACGATCTGATCCGCGCACAACAGCACCAGTCCCCACAGCCGCCTGCGCCCCGCCCGGGACCTGCGCGCAGCGAATCGGTGCCCCCGCAGGAGGCCCCGCCCACACCCGACCAGCACCAGGTCGTCGGCGAACTGCGTGCGCGGGTGCGGGATCTGGAATCCGAACTCGCAGCACGCAAGGCTGCACCTGCACCAGCGCCGCCTCCCGCACCGCAGCCACGCCCCGCCCCCGGCAACGACCTGCTGCAACGGCTCGACGAACTCGAACGCGAGAACGAGCGCCTGCGCAAGGAATCCGAGAAGGACCTCATGGGCATCTCGTCACGCGCGGTCAATCTCCTCAGCCAGGCCCAGCGCACCGCCGATCAGACGATCGCCGACGCCGACAAGTACGCCCGCGACCTCGTCATGAATGCGCGTGCCCAGTTCCAGGAAATTCTCCAGCGGGCGCAGGCGCTGTCGAGGGTCTCCGGCAACGGGCTCGCCTCCGGCGCTTCGGGACCGACGACCACCGAACTCGAATACGTGCGGAGTTGCGCGCAGCTGGCCCAGGCGCAGCTGCACGCGCTGCTGGCGACGCTTCCCCCGGAGGTCTCCACACAATCCCGGCATCCCAGTGCCGAAATGTAA
- a CDS encoding globin domain-containing protein, whose product MNISALQASWRAVVEIGDDAIQHFYSHLFLAHPEVRDMFPVSMSTQRDRFFAALGHIVTNVESLGDDPSFVQHLGRDHRRFGVVAAHYPAAGASLLATLEHFHGDAWTPELAADWGAAYEAVAGLMVAAAADAEKDTPPWWDADVVSVQRKGLDFVLVELQPRIPFRYRPGQSMAIEVPQRPRQWRYVSPAAAPRPDGVLELHIEVIPGGQVTGAIARDLVPGHSVKLGAPIGNRLTIDPDTCGDLLLIAGGSGLAPLRAVIQQLDQRWGTSGGAPNVLLFHGARNRANLYDHDYLTHMSSREWFTYVPVVSEDPTFAGHRGLVGTVAAEMYWWEGYTALVCGSPPMVEHTIGELTRVGLDPESISYEDFAPAAPSDSTRTAIPSGTTNSLEVHPWR is encoded by the coding sequence ATGAACATTTCCGCGCTACAGGCGAGTTGGCGCGCCGTCGTCGAGATCGGCGACGACGCGATCCAGCACTTCTACTCCCACCTGTTCCTGGCCCATCCCGAAGTGCGCGACATGTTCCCGGTGTCCATGTCCACCCAGCGGGATCGCTTCTTCGCCGCGCTCGGGCACATCGTCACGAATGTCGAGTCCCTCGGCGACGATCCGTCGTTCGTCCAGCACCTCGGCCGGGACCACCGCCGGTTCGGCGTGGTGGCAGCGCACTACCCCGCCGCAGGTGCCTCACTGCTCGCGACGCTCGAACACTTCCACGGCGACGCCTGGACGCCCGAGCTCGCCGCCGACTGGGGAGCGGCGTACGAGGCCGTCGCCGGGCTGATGGTCGCCGCGGCCGCGGACGCCGAGAAGGACACTCCTCCCTGGTGGGACGCGGACGTCGTGTCCGTCCAGCGCAAGGGACTCGACTTCGTCCTCGTGGAGCTGCAGCCGCGGATCCCGTTCCGCTACCGGCCCGGTCAGTCGATGGCGATCGAGGTCCCGCAGCGCCCGCGGCAGTGGCGCTATGTCAGTCCGGCCGCCGCCCCTCGGCCGGACGGCGTGCTCGAACTGCACATCGAGGTGATTCCCGGAGGCCAGGTCACCGGCGCGATCGCCCGCGACCTCGTGCCGGGTCACAGCGTGAAACTCGGTGCGCCCATCGGTAATCGCCTCACCATCGATCCGGACACGTGCGGCGATCTGCTCCTGATCGCGGGCGGCTCCGGACTGGCGCCGCTACGCGCGGTGATCCAGCAACTCGACCAACGGTGGGGGACGTCCGGGGGCGCCCCCAACGTGCTGCTCTTCCACGGTGCGCGCAATCGTGCCAATTTGTACGACCACGACTATCTGACCCACATGAGCAGCCGGGAGTGGTTCACCTACGTTCCCGTGGTCTCGGAGGATCCGACCTTTGCCGGTCACCGCGGACTGGTCGGCACCGTCGCCGCCGAAATGTACTGGTGGGAAGGCTATACCGCATTGGTGTGCGGCTCGCCCCCGATGGTCGAGCACACGATAGGCGAATTGACCCGTGTCGGCCTCGACCCCGAATCGATCAGCTACGAGGACTTCGCGCCGGCTGCTCCGTCCGATTCGACGCGAACCGCCATACCGTCCGGAACGACGAATTCACTCGAGGTGCATCCGTGGCGATAA
- a CDS encoding FAD-binding oxidoreductase, translating into MEQTWSATVVEHHRLRRDLAVIRLVGDFVPFRPGQYVDVSVPQHPQLLRRLSPALPPSRDGKLEFHVRTVPGGWVSSGIVEDTRVGDRWEIHPPRGTMAIDPAGPDVVLVAGGTGLAPFRSMLLDLARHDDPPKVFLFIGGRHPRDLYAADMLCLLLRHLPWLTVVPVVESLEDPHTPDEWHEQLRVDVGFGDEDLVQGTLADVVTSYGAFVEQQVLVCGSAAMVRTTLDRLYATGTPAENIQYDPY; encoded by the coding sequence ATGGAGCAGACCTGGTCCGCGACCGTCGTCGAACACCACCGGCTGAGGCGCGACCTCGCGGTGATCCGGCTGGTCGGGGACTTCGTACCGTTCCGACCCGGCCAGTACGTGGACGTGTCCGTCCCACAGCATCCGCAATTGCTGCGCCGGCTGTCCCCCGCGCTGCCCCCGTCACGCGACGGCAAGCTCGAGTTCCACGTGCGGACCGTTCCCGGTGGGTGGGTCAGCAGCGGGATCGTGGAGGACACCCGGGTGGGCGACCGCTGGGAGATCCACCCGCCACGCGGAACGATGGCGATCGATCCGGCCGGGCCCGACGTCGTCCTGGTGGCAGGCGGGACCGGGCTCGCACCGTTCCGCTCGATGCTGCTCGACCTCGCCAGGCACGACGATCCACCGAAGGTGTTCCTCTTCATCGGTGGCCGCCATCCGCGTGACCTGTATGCCGCGGACATGCTCTGCCTGCTGCTACGGCATCTGCCCTGGCTCACCGTCGTCCCGGTCGTCGAGTCCCTCGAGGATCCGCACACCCCGGACGAGTGGCACGAACAGTTGCGCGTCGATGTCGGGTTCGGCGACGAGGATCTGGTGCAGGGCACACTCGCCGACGTCGTCACGTCCTACGGCGCGTTCGTCGAGCAACAGGTCCTCGTGTGCGGGTCGGCGGCGATGGTGCGCACCACCCTGGATCGCCTGTACGCGACGGGCACTCCCGCAGAGAACATCCAGTACGACCCGTACTGA